In a single window of the bacterium genome:
- a CDS encoding NAD-dependent epimerase/dehydratase family protein — MRLLILGGTVFLGKHIAEAALAAGHTVTLFNRGRTNADTFAGRAGVETIHGDRDGGLAALGTGTWDAVVDTSGYLPRVVGQSAHALAGRVERYLFISTISVYADPPPAGVHEDSPLASLADPSVELVNGETYGGLKVLCEAAVRAAQGARALIVRPGLIVGPDDPTDRFSYWPLRAARGGRILAPGRPDAPTQLIDVRDLAAWTIRLLAAGRTGVFNATGPAAPIGLGELLETCLRAVGGDGELVWLDEAFLLEQGVVPFTELPCWVPSAGEGLLRTAIDRALAADLQLRPLEETARDTLAWRQPLVAARPLRAGLDAEREAALLAGADAG; from the coding sequence ATGCGACTGCTCATCCTCGGTGGCACCGTCTTTCTCGGCAAGCACATCGCCGAGGCGGCGCTCGCAGCCGGCCACACGGTGACCCTCTTCAACCGCGGGCGCACGAACGCCGATACCTTCGCCGGCCGCGCGGGCGTGGAGACGATCCACGGCGATCGCGACGGCGGCCTCGCCGCGCTCGGCACGGGTACCTGGGACGCCGTCGTCGACACCAGCGGCTACCTGCCGCGCGTGGTGGGTCAGTCCGCGCACGCGCTGGCCGGGCGCGTCGAGCGCTACCTCTTCATCTCGACGATCTCCGTCTACGCGGATCCGCCGCCGGCCGGCGTGCATGAGGACTCGCCGCTCGCAAGCCTCGCGGATCCGAGCGTCGAGCTGGTGAACGGCGAGACCTACGGCGGCCTCAAGGTGCTCTGCGAGGCGGCCGTCCGCGCGGCGCAGGGAGCGCGCGCGCTGATCGTGCGGCCGGGACTCATCGTGGGTCCGGACGATCCCACCGATCGCTTCAGCTACTGGCCCCTGCGCGCGGCCCGTGGCGGGCGAATCCTCGCGCCGGGCCGGCCGGATGCGCCGACCCAGCTCATCGACGTGCGCGATCTTGCGGCGTGGACGATCCGCCTGCTCGCCGCGGGCAGGACCGGCGTCTTCAATGCGACGGGGCCGGCCGCGCCGATCGGCCTCGGCGAGCTGCTCGAGACCTGCCTGCGCGCCGTGGGCGGCGATGGCGAGCTGGTCTGGCTGGACGAGGCCTTCCTCCTCGAGCAGGGCGTGGTGCCCTTCACCGAGCTGCCCTGCTGGGTGCCCTCAGCGGGCGAGGGGCTCCTGCGAACCGCGATCGATCGCGCGCTGGCGGCGGACCTGCAATTGCGTCCGCTCGAAGAGACGGCGCGCGACACGCTGGCATGGCGCCAGCCACTCGTGGCAGCGCGGCCGCTGCGCGCGGGCCTGGACGCGGAGCGCGAAGCCGCGCTTCTGGCCGGCGCCGACGCGGGTTGA